The proteins below come from a single Rhodohalobacter sp. SW132 genomic window:
- a CDS encoding amidase: MKKSLFVFISIFLLLFQFSCADEPQESAYDTLGLEEITVDELQARYADGSLTVREVVQAYLDRIDQIDRSGPSLNSILTRNGNALSVADQLDNELRDGNSRGPLHGIPILLKDNIDTADMPTTAGSLFLEGSMPRQNATIVSMLREKGAVILGKTNLSEWANFHSSFSSSGWSALGGQVRNPYEISRNPCGSSSGSGVAASANLATLTIGTETNGSIVCPANANGVVGFKPTVGLWSRAGIIPISYTTDSAGPMTRTVRDAAILIGELAGMDERDEMTQSAEGNIHDDYTQFLNRDGLEGKRIGFFTAPMENHFRVDTLMNETIRTLEELGATIVEIDQISTQNISGDAFQVLLYEFKDGLDKYLESLQNEAVVSSTEGIATEIRNSSTERERFDRNLILMAAEKEGLESEEYQAALENMLLSSREEGIDRVMDEHDLDAIVSPTGSPAWKTDLTLGDNFKLSSSSPSARSGYPIITLPMGSIDDLPVGVSFFGRAWSEPTLLEIAYSFEQNTDHRLIPQFKP, translated from the coding sequence ATGAAAAAATCCCTCTTTGTTTTTATTTCCATTTTCCTTCTTTTATTCCAGTTTTCCTGTGCCGATGAACCGCAGGAATCCGCTTATGACACCCTCGGTCTTGAAGAAATTACCGTTGACGAACTCCAGGCCCGGTATGCCGACGGATCGCTCACAGTCCGAGAGGTAGTACAGGCTTATCTTGACAGAATTGATCAAATTGACCGATCTGGCCCGTCTTTGAATTCCATTCTCACACGAAACGGCAATGCACTTTCTGTTGCTGACCAGCTTGATAATGAACTCCGTGACGGAAACAGCAGAGGCCCGCTTCATGGAATACCCATCTTACTTAAAGACAATATCGATACTGCAGATATGCCCACAACAGCCGGATCTCTTTTCCTGGAAGGGTCCATGCCGCGACAAAATGCAACCATCGTATCTATGCTCCGGGAAAAGGGTGCCGTCATTTTAGGTAAAACAAACCTGAGTGAGTGGGCCAACTTTCACAGCAGTTTTTCATCCAGCGGATGGAGTGCATTGGGCGGGCAGGTTCGAAATCCCTATGAAATATCAAGAAACCCGTGCGGATCGAGTTCGGGGTCAGGTGTGGCTGCATCCGCAAACCTGGCCACGCTTACTATCGGAACCGAAACAAACGGCTCTATTGTGTGCCCTGCCAATGCAAATGGCGTTGTTGGTTTTAAACCTACCGTAGGGCTCTGGAGCCGGGCTGGTATCATCCCAATTTCTTACACAACCGACAGCGCCGGACCGATGACCCGTACCGTACGCGACGCCGCTATTCTGATCGGCGAACTTGCCGGAATGGATGAAAGAGATGAGATGACTCAATCAGCCGAAGGCAACATTCATGATGATTACACTCAGTTCCTGAACCGGGACGGTCTGGAAGGAAAACGAATTGGTTTTTTCACTGCACCGATGGAAAATCATTTCAGGGTAGATACACTCATGAACGAAACGATCCGAACTCTCGAAGAGCTTGGAGCAACGATTGTTGAAATCGACCAGATATCCACGCAAAATATCAGCGGTGATGCGTTCCAGGTACTTCTTTATGAATTTAAGGACGGGCTCGACAAATATCTTGAATCCCTGCAAAACGAAGCGGTAGTTTCTTCCACCGAAGGTATTGCCACCGAAATACGTAACTCCTCGACAGAGCGGGAACGTTTTGACAGAAATCTTATATTAATGGCCGCTGAAAAAGAGGGACTTGAATCCGAAGAGTATCAAGCGGCGCTGGAAAATATGCTGCTCTCCAGCCGAGAAGAGGGGATTGACCGTGTAATGGACGAGCATGATCTCGATGCAATTGTATCTCCAACAGGTTCACCCGCATGGAAAACCGACCTTACCCTGGGAGATAATTTCAAACTCTCATCAAGTTCACCTTCGGCACGGTCCGGGTACCCGATTATTACGCTGCCCATGGGCAGTATTGACGACCTGCCGGTTGGGGTCTCGTTTTTCGGCCGCGCCTGGAGTGAGCCAACTCTTCTTGAAATCGCATACTCATTTGAACAAAACACAGATCATCGTTTGATTCCGCAATTCAAACCGTAA
- a CDS encoding DUF3127 domain-containing protein, whose translation MDLKIAGKVVDILDVQSGESKNGPWKKRDFILETPGKYPRKVCVTQWGEQIDQTSLEAGEEITAFIDIQSREYNGRWYTDVKAWKIEKGAQSEDARPSPDENVIDLGPGGDDDGLPF comes from the coding sequence ATGGATTTAAAAATAGCCGGCAAAGTTGTAGATATACTGGATGTTCAGTCTGGTGAAAGTAAAAATGGACCCTGGAAAAAAAGAGATTTTATACTTGAAACTCCCGGAAAATACCCGAGAAAAGTGTGCGTCACACAATGGGGAGAACAAATAGACCAGACCAGCCTGGAGGCTGGGGAAGAAATCACAGCGTTTATTGATATCCAGAGTCGCGAGTATAACGGGCGATGGTATACGGATGTGAAAGCGTGGAAGATTGAGAAAGGAGCACAAAGTGAAGACGCGAGACCATCCCCCGATGAAAATGTTATTGATCTGGGTCCGGGCGGGGATGATGACGGTTTACCGTTTTAA
- a CDS encoding transglycosylase domain-containing protein: MNRKNRRPNRWLKITVSLAAILIAGFLLFISLIWSGFFGPIPNTEELSSIQHQQATRILSADGEQIGTYHLQNRTTVSLDEIDSTMVDALLAIEDVRFHRHNGIDYRALGRVLVRTILLRQNSGGGSTLTQQLVKNLYPRQTNGGLSIIAEKFREMMIARNIESIYSKDEILELYLNTVSFGEDTFGIEMASYRFFSKPPSDLTLPESATLAGLLRATTFYNPHRHPERATLRRNIVIRQMERYGFIPSEEAEIAIADSLDLKYDRRELSDGPAPYFREHLRPMLSSLIHTEPALDGKQYNLYTDGLTIHTTLQSEIQFAAEKAVSAQMKHLQQILDKEIQARPIFGEEDPDVLRAWRQSDRYVHLKNRGYSDDELRVYLHTPATRVLFTWDGYEETEITPYNELRYYLSFMNAGFVAMQPGTGHVLAWVGGIEHKHFQFDQVTASRQAGSAFKPILYAAAIENGRTPCDYQRNFLATYATHDDWTPKNVRDEYGGRYSLQAALSHSINTVAVQLAVETGVPAIQKTAADLGIRSAMPDAPSLALGTAEVSLLELTSAYTSFLNSGKPASPVMVTHITNNQGDLIYDFRQKDEADLVSVSNHSHLTTVKDGIGGITPETAAAIAMMLQRAVDEGTGTALKNQFGIQQVIGGKTGTTQNFADGWFVGFTPEFVFGTRIGGYNNRVRFREFPAYASQTALPLAGRFLQNLPDRVELAGDFQPVQFSAVDLPYSMVCEDYKNDRLRDRVSDFFRGRSSDEPRVIGDEEDKDRNIFRRLGRQLGISGN; the protein is encoded by the coding sequence TTGAATCGAAAAAATCGCCGGCCGAACCGCTGGCTCAAAATCACTGTTTCACTGGCTGCCATTCTGATTGCCGGTTTTCTGCTTTTTATATCGTTAATCTGGTCTGGATTCTTTGGCCCCATACCAAATACGGAAGAACTGAGCTCCATTCAGCACCAGCAAGCTACACGCATTCTTTCAGCGGATGGCGAACAGATCGGAACCTATCATCTGCAGAACCGAACAACTGTCTCACTGGATGAGATCGATTCCACCATGGTGGATGCACTTCTCGCGATTGAGGATGTCCGTTTCCACCGGCACAACGGGATTGACTACAGGGCACTGGGACGCGTGTTGGTGCGCACAATTTTGCTCCGCCAGAATTCCGGCGGAGGAAGCACACTTACGCAGCAGCTTGTCAAAAATCTCTATCCCCGTCAGACAAATGGCGGACTTTCCATAATCGCAGAAAAATTTCGGGAGATGATGATCGCCCGAAACATAGAATCGATCTACTCTAAAGATGAAATCCTGGAGCTCTACCTGAACACGGTATCATTCGGTGAGGATACTTTTGGAATTGAGATGGCATCCTATCGTTTTTTCAGTAAACCTCCATCCGACCTGACCCTGCCGGAATCGGCCACGCTTGCTGGTCTGCTCCGGGCCACCACATTTTATAATCCGCACCGGCATCCCGAGCGCGCCACACTTCGCAGGAATATTGTGATTCGCCAGATGGAGAGATACGGTTTCATTCCATCCGAAGAGGCAGAAATTGCGATAGCTGATTCCCTCGATCTGAAATATGACCGCAGAGAGCTGAGTGATGGCCCGGCACCCTATTTCAGGGAGCACCTTCGGCCGATGCTCAGCAGCCTGATCCATACCGAACCTGCACTGGATGGCAAACAGTATAACCTTTACACCGATGGGCTGACAATTCACACCACACTCCAGTCCGAGATCCAGTTTGCTGCCGAAAAAGCTGTTTCCGCCCAGATGAAACATCTGCAACAAATACTTGACAAAGAAATCCAAGCGCGTCCGATTTTCGGTGAAGAGGATCCGGACGTTCTCCGCGCCTGGAGACAGAGCGACCGGTACGTTCACCTGAAAAACCGCGGATACAGCGATGACGAACTCCGGGTGTATTTGCATACACCGGCAACCCGGGTTCTGTTCACGTGGGACGGCTACGAAGAGACCGAGATCACGCCTTACAATGAACTGCGCTACTACCTGTCGTTTATGAACGCCGGTTTTGTTGCAATGCAGCCCGGTACGGGACATGTTTTGGCCTGGGTTGGGGGTATTGAACACAAACACTTTCAGTTTGACCAAGTCACTGCAAGCCGTCAGGCGGGTTCTGCTTTTAAGCCGATACTTTATGCCGCCGCCATCGAAAATGGCCGCACACCTTGCGACTATCAGCGCAATTTCCTGGCAACATATGCCACACACGATGACTGGACGCCGAAAAATGTCCGGGATGAATATGGCGGCCGATACTCTCTCCAGGCCGCGCTTTCCCATTCGATCAATACGGTGGCTGTGCAGCTTGCGGTAGAAACCGGGGTTCCTGCCATCCAAAAAACCGCTGCTGATCTCGGCATTCGGTCCGCCATGCCAGATGCCCCCTCGCTCGCGCTTGGTACAGCAGAAGTTTCGCTCCTGGAATTAACATCTGCCTACACATCGTTTCTCAATTCGGGGAAACCTGCATCTCCGGTGATGGTAACCCACATCACAAATAACCAGGGAGATTTGATTTACGATTTTCGTCAAAAGGACGAGGCTGATCTGGTTTCTGTATCAAACCACTCACATCTGACAACCGTTAAGGATGGCATCGGCGGAATCACACCCGAAACTGCGGCTGCAATAGCGATGATGCTGCAGCGTGCTGTGGATGAAGGCACCGGAACCGCGCTCAAAAATCAATTCGGCATTCAGCAGGTTATCGGCGGGAAAACAGGCACAACTCAAAATTTTGCCGATGGTTGGTTTGTGGGTTTTACACCTGAGTTTGTGTTCGGCACCCGAATCGGCGGATACAATAACAGGGTTCGGTTCAGGGAATTTCCCGCGTATGCCTCTCAAACCGCACTGCCTCTTGCAGGACGTTTTCTCCAGAATCTGCCGGACAGGGTTGAGCTTGCTGGTGATTTTCAGCCGGTACAGTTTTCAGCCGTTGACCTGCCCTACTCCATGGTTTGCGAAGATTACAAAAATGACCGGCTCCGGGATCGTGTGAGTGATTTTTTCAGAGGCCGCAGCAGCGATGAACCGAGAGTGATTGGCGATGAAGAGGATAAAGACCGAAATATATTCAGGCGGCTGGGGCGCCAGCTTGGGATTTCCGGGAATTAA
- the mgtE gene encoding magnesium transporter has translation MEKEKLLELLEPQAPDEILDVIRDEVSELHPATLADLMDQFEDEDILPIFNTLDLEQKVAVFHHLSESTQQHLATTMRFQRLVKLVSLMSHDDRVDLLQSLDDDLKETVIRSLAKAEREDILRLSNYKEGTAGAVMTSDYVWIYKENSVREAIKKIKREAPDKETIYTIYVLGENRELVGFVSLRELMLATLNDKVEDLMTTDLVSVDATDSQEESADLLSKYDLIAIPVQDEAGRLLGIITFDDVMDVLEEEATDDFHKMGSVSLGKMTLADASISAMIIKRLPWLLILVFMNIFSGAGIAYFEDTIEAVVALVFFLPLLIDSGGNAGSQAATLMVRALATGTVKMKDWFRLLGKEVLIALGIGILMAVAVSFIGFYRGGIEVAVVVSLTMMIVVLFGSLVGMSLPFGLQRFNLDPATASAPLVTSIADIGGVLIYFGIATWYLGVGV, from the coding sequence ATGGAAAAGGAAAAACTGTTAGAGTTGCTGGAGCCACAGGCTCCTGATGAAATCCTGGATGTCATTCGCGATGAGGTAAGTGAGCTTCATCCGGCAACGCTTGCCGACCTGATGGATCAGTTCGAGGATGAAGACATCCTGCCGATTTTTAATACGCTGGACCTTGAGCAAAAAGTAGCTGTTTTTCATCATCTGAGTGAATCAACCCAGCAGCACCTGGCCACAACCATGCGTTTTCAGCGGCTGGTAAAGCTGGTTTCCCTGATGTCGCACGATGACAGGGTGGATCTTCTGCAAAGCCTGGATGACGATTTGAAGGAGACGGTTATCCGCTCACTGGCAAAGGCAGAACGGGAAGATATTTTGCGCCTGAGCAATTACAAGGAAGGTACAGCTGGCGCCGTAATGACATCCGATTACGTGTGGATTTATAAGGAGAATTCTGTTCGGGAGGCGATTAAAAAAATTAAGAGAGAAGCCCCTGATAAGGAAACGATTTACACGATCTATGTGCTGGGCGAGAATCGTGAGCTGGTTGGGTTTGTATCTCTTAGAGAGTTGATGCTGGCTACGTTGAATGATAAGGTGGAAGATCTGATGACTACCGACCTGGTAAGCGTGGATGCCACTGATTCCCAGGAGGAGTCTGCTGATTTGCTTTCGAAATATGACCTGATTGCAATTCCCGTTCAGGATGAAGCGGGAAGGCTGCTGGGGATCATTACGTTTGATGATGTGATGGATGTTCTGGAAGAGGAAGCGACAGATGACTTCCATAAAATGGGATCGGTGAGCCTCGGTAAAATGACGCTCGCAGATGCAAGTATTAGTGCGATGATTATAAAACGCCTTCCCTGGCTGCTGATCCTGGTTTTTATGAATATTTTTTCCGGAGCCGGCATCGCTTATTTCGAGGATACGATCGAGGCGGTTGTGGCTCTCGTATTCTTCCTGCCGCTGCTGATCGATAGCGGCGGAAATGCAGGTTCGCAGGCGGCTACGCTGATGGTTCGTGCCCTGGCTACTGGCACTGTAAAAATGAAAGATTGGTTTCGGCTGCTCGGTAAGGAAGTACTCATCGCGCTCGGAATCGGTATTCTGATGGCCGTAGCGGTCTCTTTTATCGGCTTTTACAGGGGCGGTATTGAAGTGGCTGTAGTAGTTTCGCTAACGATGATGATTGTGGTGCTGTTCGGCAGCCTTGTGGGAATGTCGCTGCCGTTCGGGCTGCAGCGCTTTAACCTTGATCCGGCAACTGCATCGGCACCGCTGGTTACCTCCATCGCTGATATCGGCGGGGTGCTGATCTACTTCGGAATCGCCACGTGGTACCTGGGTGTGGGGGTTTAA